In a single window of the Anaplasma platys genome:
- a CDS encoding cytochrome c-type biogenesis protein CcmH produces MGKRGSMFKKTFFFFFLSLFFICELHAFSLDEGVLKGELETRAVRLFKITRCMICSGESLYDSQSSFAREVRALIRKEILKGMEDDEILSSLRERYGMQILAKTPYGRDTYLLWVIPAVVAVILVIAMFLKLFMVRNNSVSH; encoded by the coding sequence GTGGGGAAACGAGGTTCTATGTTCAAGAAGACGTTTTTCTTCTTTTTTCTCTCCCTTTTTTTTATATGTGAGTTGCATGCTTTTTCTTTAGATGAAGGGGTGCTGAAAGGTGAATTAGAAACCAGAGCAGTGCGTCTATTCAAAATTACAAGGTGTATGATTTGCTCAGGGGAATCTCTTTATGATTCACAATCTTCATTTGCAAGAGAAGTGCGTGCTCTGATTAGAAAGGAAATACTCAAAGGAATGGAAGATGACGAAATACTTTCAAGTCTTAGAGAGCGCTATGGAATGCAAATACTTGCAAAAACGCCTTATGGTCGCGATACGTATCTATTGTGGGTTATCCCTGCGGTTGTTGCTGTGATTTTAGTGATTGCCATGTTTTTAAAGTTATTTATGGTTAGGAACAATAGCGTCTCGCATTAA
- a CDS encoding cysteine desulfurase family protein encodes MLANNEIGVIQPVREVVSIARKYGAVVHTDAVQACGKIPLSVLDLGADFVTISSHKIGGMPGAGALLYNSNRVGIVPMLHGGMQENGLRAGTENVHAIYSMAVALENLSCRLKKMADVLSARDLIESRIREASATSIIFGSGAVRLPNTTCVSMPGVSSETQLIGFDSRGIAVGIGSACSSGKRDKSHVLSAIGAEEEHIKSAIRISLGPDVDIEQASRIADCWCD; translated from the coding sequence ATGCTAGCAAACAACGAAATCGGAGTGATCCAACCAGTAAGAGAAGTTGTGAGCATAGCGAGAAAGTATGGAGCAGTAGTACATACAGATGCGGTACAGGCATGTGGCAAGATACCGCTGAGTGTACTGGATCTCGGGGCAGATTTTGTTACAATCTCATCGCATAAGATAGGAGGCATGCCTGGCGCAGGTGCATTGTTATATAACAGCAATAGAGTCGGTATAGTACCTATGCTGCATGGTGGTATGCAGGAAAATGGCTTACGAGCTGGTACTGAAAATGTTCATGCCATCTATTCCATGGCAGTTGCTTTGGAAAACCTTTCGTGTCGTTTAAAGAAAATGGCCGATGTTTTATCGGCTAGGGATTTAATAGAGAGTAGGATAAGGGAAGCATCTGCTACCAGCATTATTTTTGGTTCTGGTGCTGTTAGGCTTCCTAATACTACTTGTGTATCAATGCCAGGAGTGAGCAGTGAAACGCAGCTAATAGGATTTGATAGCAGAGGTATTGCTGTGGGGATTGGATCTGCATGTTCTTCAGGGAAGCGTGATAAATCTCACGTGTTGTCAGCAATAGGAGCTGAGGAAGAGCATATTAAGAGTGCTATCAGGATAAGTCTTGGCCCAGATGTAGATATTGAGCAAGCTAGCAGAATTGCAGACTGTTGGTGCGATTAA
- a CDS encoding UbiX family flavin prenyltransferase: MRIVVGISGASGAIYGVRLLHYLKNTTTEVHLVISNAARLTIKHECSHLITAEQLEKEFCSHYHDSSDIAASIASGSFVTEGMIVAPCSVHTMSEIAAGIASNLLTRAADVTLKERRKLVLMVRETPLHLGHLRNMVVLTEMGAIVAPPVPSFYHNPQSTMDIVDHSVLRVLNIFGIHDKNREWRGIDKS, encoded by the coding sequence ATGAGAATTGTTGTGGGAATAAGCGGAGCTTCTGGGGCGATTTATGGAGTGCGTTTACTCCACTATCTTAAAAACACCACTACAGAAGTACACTTAGTAATAAGTAACGCTGCTAGATTGACCATAAAGCACGAATGTTCACATCTTATAACCGCAGAGCAATTGGAAAAAGAATTCTGTTCCCATTATCATGATAGTTCAGACATTGCCGCTTCGATTGCTAGTGGCTCGTTTGTTACCGAGGGAATGATAGTTGCCCCCTGTTCGGTACACACTATGTCAGAAATTGCTGCAGGTATTGCTTCTAACCTACTGACAAGAGCAGCGGATGTGACTTTAAAAGAACGTCGAAAGCTAGTATTAATGGTGCGAGAAACACCCCTGCATCTGGGACATTTAAGAAACATGGTTGTACTTACCGAAATGGGGGCTATAGTCGCTCCTCCGGTACCGTCGTTTTATCATAATCCTCAAAGCACCATGGATATAGTAGATCATTCAGTCCTTAGGGTACTTAATATCTTTGGAATTCATGATAAAAACCGTGAGTGGCGCGGCATAGACAAAAGCTAA